In Streptomyces sp. NBC_01439, the following are encoded in one genomic region:
- the rplC gene encoding 50S ribosomal protein L3 yields MAKQIKGVLGEKLGMTQVWDENNRVVPVTVVKAGPCVVTQVRTNDIDGYESVQIAFGEIDPRKVNKPLKGHFAKADVTPRRHLVELRTSDASEYTLGQEITAEVFESGVKVDVTGNSKGKGFAGVMKRHNFRGLGAGHGVQRKHRSPGSIGGCATPGRVFKGMRMAGRMGNERVTTQNLTIHAVDAEKGLLLIKGAVPGPNGGLVLVRTAAKGA; encoded by the coding sequence ATGGCAAAGCAGATCAAGGGCGTCCTGGGCGAGAAGCTCGGCATGACCCAGGTCTGGGACGAGAACAACCGTGTCGTCCCGGTGACCGTGGTCAAGGCCGGACCCTGCGTCGTTACCCAGGTCCGTACGAACGACATCGACGGCTACGAGTCGGTCCAGATCGCCTTCGGCGAGATCGACCCGCGCAAGGTGAACAAGCCCCTCAAGGGCCACTTCGCCAAGGCCGACGTGACCCCCCGCCGCCACCTGGTGGAGCTCCGCACCTCCGACGCCAGCGAGTACACGCTCGGCCAGGAGATCACTGCTGAGGTGTTCGAGTCCGGCGTCAAGGTTGACGTCACGGGCAACAGCAAGGGCAAGGGCTTCGCCGGTGTCATGAAGCGGCACAACTTCCGGGGCCTCGGCGCCGGTCACGGTGTGCAGCGCAAGCACCGCTCCCCCGGTTCGATCGGTGGCTGCGCCACCCCTGGGCGTGTCTTCAAGGGCATGCGCATGGCCGGTCGTATGGGTAACGAGCGCGTCACCACCCAGAACCTGACCATCCACGCGGTTGACGCGGAGAAGGGTCTGCTGCTCATCAAGGGCGCGGTCCCCGGTCCGAACGGCGGCCTCGTCCTGGTCCGTACCGCGGCCAAGGGGGCTTGA
- a CDS encoding glycosyltransferase family 2 protein, with translation MSRFEILLPYYGDVALMQDAVRSVLAQDGDDWRLTVVDDGREPGVPEWFEQLADPRVRYLRNERNLGVTGNFNRCVELAEYAYLVLMGCDDLMHPNYLQVVRAAADREPTAAMIQPGVQVIGTDGLPYDTLGDRTKRKLYAPKGPGRALLGGEELATSLLRGNWLYFPSICWRTEAVKRFGFRTDLGVIQDLALVVDLLVAGESLATTPEVCFSYRRHAESESSAKAFTGHRFEEAKRFFVETANRLDRHGWPRAAKVSRLHLSSRLHAITLLPGAAIKAGRPGVSAMLRHATR, from the coding sequence ATGTCGCGTTTCGAAATCCTCCTGCCGTACTACGGCGACGTCGCGCTGATGCAGGACGCCGTCCGCAGCGTCCTGGCCCAGGACGGCGACGACTGGCGCCTCACCGTCGTCGACGACGGCCGCGAGCCGGGCGTCCCCGAGTGGTTCGAGCAGCTCGCCGACCCCCGCGTCCGCTACCTGCGCAACGAGCGCAACCTCGGAGTGACCGGCAACTTCAACCGCTGCGTCGAGCTCGCCGAGTACGCGTACCTGGTGCTCATGGGCTGCGACGACCTCATGCACCCGAACTACCTGCAGGTGGTGCGGGCCGCCGCCGACCGCGAGCCGACCGCCGCGATGATCCAGCCCGGCGTCCAGGTGATCGGCACCGACGGCCTGCCGTACGACACCCTCGGCGACCGGACCAAGCGCAAGCTGTACGCACCCAAGGGCCCCGGCCGGGCCCTGCTCGGCGGCGAGGAGCTGGCCACCAGCCTGCTGCGCGGGAACTGGCTGTACTTCCCGTCGATCTGCTGGCGCACCGAGGCGGTCAAGCGCTTCGGCTTCCGCACCGACCTCGGTGTGATCCAGGACCTCGCCCTGGTCGTGGACCTGCTGGTGGCGGGGGAGTCCCTGGCCACCACGCCGGAGGTCTGCTTCAGCTACCGCCGGCACGCCGAGAGCGAGTCCTCGGCCAAGGCCTTCACCGGTCACCGCTTCGAGGAGGCCAAGCGCTTCTTCGTGGAGACCGCCAACCGCTTGGACCGGCACGGCTGGCCGCGCGCCGCCAAGGTGTCCAGGCTGCACCTCTCCTCCCGGCTGCACGCGATCACCCTGCTGCCCGGTGCCGCCATCAAGGCCGGCCGGCCCGGTGTCAGCGCCATGCTCCGCCACGCCACGCGCTGA
- the rplD gene encoding 50S ribosomal protein L4: protein MSTIDILSPAGDKAGTVELPAEIFDAKTSVPLIHQVVVAQLAAARQGTHKTKRRGEVRGGGRKPYRQKGTGRARQGSTRAPQFVGGGVVHGPQPRDYSQRTPKKMKAAALRGALSDRARHSRIHVVTGVVEGAASTKAAKTLFGKISERKNLLLVVDRAEEAAWLSARNLPQVHILEPGQLNTYDVIVSDDVVFTQAAFESFVSGPKADETEGSDA, encoded by the coding sequence ATGAGCACCATTGACATCCTTTCGCCGGCAGGCGACAAGGCCGGTACCGTCGAGCTCCCCGCGGAGATCTTCGACGCGAAGACCAGCGTTCCGCTGATCCACCAGGTCGTTGTCGCTCAGCTGGCTGCTGCCCGTCAGGGCACGCACAAGACCAAGCGTCGCGGCGAAGTCCGTGGTGGTGGCCGCAAGCCGTACCGCCAGAAGGGCACCGGCCGTGCGCGCCAGGGTTCGACCCGCGCGCCGCAGTTCGTCGGCGGTGGCGTTGTCCACGGCCCGCAGCCGCGTGACTACTCCCAGCGGACCCCGAAGAAGATGAAGGCTGCCGCCCTCCGCGGTGCCCTCTCGGACCGTGCGCGTCACTCCCGCATTCACGTCGTCACCGGCGTGGTCGAGGGTGCTGCCTCCACGAAGGCCGCCAAGACGCTGTTCGGCAAGATCTCGGAGCGCAAGAACCTGCTCCTGGTCGTCGACCGCGCCGAAGAGGCCGCGTGGCTGTCCGCCCGCAACCTGCCCCAGGTTCACATCCTGGAGCCGGGCCAGCTGAACACGTACGACGTGATCGTCTCTGACGACGTGGTCTTCACTCAGGCCGCTTTCGAGTCCTTCGTGTCTGGCCCCAAGGCCGATGAGACCGAAGGGAGCGACGCGTAA
- a CDS encoding lipopolysaccharide biosynthesis protein → MNPIARLLKALPPGTAMVAGGTAVLGAASYIHLAVAGHSLSEADKAGVSVLWTLVMSVGIGLFFPIEQELTRIVAARVVRGEGSAPVLRKAGLLTGGVLGAVLGVLAVFARPIADRLFHGDLQMVAVLGGAFAGMALCYLTRGILAGVGRFTAYGSQLAVDGGLRIVLAFACAAAGLHSALAFSLILVVAPFVALLVTLAPTLRAARPGGVFPTRELARGLGPLTASTLLAQVVVNAAVMSTQLLEPTRIALISALLSALVLARVPLFVFGSLQASLLSGLSTVVAAGDHQGFARMLRKACVVVLGLGAVGGVPAVVLGPWLIEVLFRATPGQLGHVDFVWFSIGTTCYMLAMVLGQAQMVLHKHRAQLACWAFGTAVLLGITLVPGDIALRVGLAYAVGSLATAGAMLLTLRGAVPRRAAVPAPEGQLTEV, encoded by the coding sequence ATGAACCCGATAGCAAGACTGCTCAAGGCCCTGCCCCCCGGGACCGCCATGGTCGCGGGGGGCACCGCCGTACTCGGCGCCGCCTCCTACATCCACCTCGCGGTGGCCGGACACAGCCTCTCCGAGGCCGACAAGGCCGGCGTCTCGGTGCTGTGGACCCTGGTGATGTCCGTCGGGATCGGTCTGTTCTTCCCGATCGAGCAGGAGCTCACCCGGATCGTCGCCGCCCGCGTGGTGCGCGGTGAGGGTTCCGCGCCGGTGCTCCGGAAGGCGGGACTGCTGACCGGGGGCGTCCTCGGCGCGGTCCTCGGGGTGCTCGCCGTCTTCGCCCGGCCGATCGCCGACCGGCTGTTCCACGGTGACCTCCAGATGGTCGCCGTGCTCGGCGGTGCCTTCGCGGGGATGGCCCTGTGCTACCTCACCCGGGGCATCCTGGCCGGCGTCGGCCGCTTCACCGCGTACGGCTCCCAGCTCGCGGTCGACGGCGGCCTGCGGATCGTGCTGGCCTTCGCCTGCGCCGCCGCCGGGCTGCACTCGGCGCTCGCCTTCAGCCTGATCCTCGTCGTGGCGCCGTTCGTCGCCCTGCTGGTCACGCTGGCCCCGACGCTGCGCGCGGCGCGGCCCGGCGGGGTGTTCCCCACCCGGGAGCTGGCCCGTGGACTCGGGCCGCTGACCGCCTCCACCCTGCTGGCGCAGGTGGTGGTCAACGCGGCGGTGATGAGCACCCAGCTGCTGGAGCCGACCCGCATCGCCTTGATCTCGGCCCTGCTCAGCGCCCTGGTGCTGGCCCGGGTGCCGCTGTTCGTTTTCGGCTCGCTGCAGGCCTCGCTGCTCTCCGGGCTGTCCACCGTGGTGGCCGCCGGGGACCACCAGGGCTTCGCCCGGATGCTGCGCAAGGCCTGTGTGGTGGTGCTGGGCCTCGGCGCCGTCGGCGGTGTGCCCGCCGTGGTGCTCGGTCCCTGGCTGATCGAGGTCCTCTTCCGTGCCACGCCCGGGCAGCTCGGTCACGTCGACTTCGTCTGGTTCTCCATCGGGACGACCTGCTACATGCTGGCGATGGTGCTCGGTCAGGCCCAGATGGTGTTGCACAAGCACCGTGCGCAGCTGGCCTGCTGGGCGTTCGGCACCGCGGTGCTGCTCGGCATCACGCTGGTGCCCGGGGACATCGCGCTGCGCGTGGGGCTCGCGTACGCGGTCGGTTCGCTGGCCACGGCCGGCGCGATGCTGCTGACGCTGCGCGGCGCCGTTCCGCGCCGTGCTGCCGTACCGGCGCCCGAGGGACAGCTCACCGAGGTCTGA
- the rplW gene encoding 50S ribosomal protein L23: MSDATVTSKTFTDPRDLLIKPVVSEKSYALLDENKYTFIVAPGSNKTQIKQAVEAVFSVKVTGVNTINRQGKRKRTKTGFGKRADTKRAIVTLAEGDRIDIFGGQAS, from the coding sequence ATGTCTGACGCGACCGTTACCAGCAAGACCTTCACTGACCCGCGCGACCTGCTGATCAAGCCGGTTGTCTCGGAGAAGAGCTACGCGCTGCTCGACGAGAACAAGTACACGTTCATCGTCGCGCCCGGCTCGAACAAGACCCAGATCAAGCAGGCTGTGGAAGCGGTCTTCTCGGTCAAGGTCACCGGGGTCAACACGATCAACCGTCAGGGTAAGCGCAAGCGCACCAAGACTGGTTTCGGCAAGCGCGCTGACACCAAGCGCGCCATCGTGACCCTCGCTGAGGGCGACCG
- a CDS encoding glycosyltransferase family 2 protein, which yields MNDGRRVLIILPAWNEQDGLPSVLREIQQQLPYVDTLVVDDGSADNTAEVARAAGSAVAQLPFNLGVGGAMRLGYRYAQQHGYDVAIQVDADGQHDPAYVPALLERLAVGDADLVIGARFAGDGDYTVRGPRKWAMSLLSVVLSRITRTKLTDTTSGFRACNRPLIEFFARWYPVEYLGDTIESMVGAARSGFTVRQIPVAMRERTTGRPSASPFRAMVYLTRAGLVLLLAMIRRMPGELKTFTPGTPAYSAFQQRTAELVARELTKA from the coding sequence GTGAACGACGGTCGTCGCGTTCTGATCATTCTTCCCGCCTGGAACGAGCAGGACGGACTGCCCTCCGTCCTGCGGGAGATCCAGCAGCAACTGCCGTACGTGGACACCCTGGTGGTCGACGACGGCTCGGCGGACAACACCGCCGAGGTGGCCCGGGCGGCCGGCTCGGCCGTCGCCCAGCTGCCCTTCAACCTCGGTGTCGGCGGCGCGATGCGGCTCGGCTACCGCTACGCGCAGCAGCACGGCTACGACGTGGCGATCCAGGTGGACGCCGACGGCCAGCACGACCCGGCGTACGTACCGGCGCTGCTGGAGCGCCTCGCCGTCGGTGACGCCGACCTGGTCATAGGCGCCCGGTTCGCCGGCGACGGCGACTACACGGTGCGCGGCCCGCGCAAGTGGGCGATGTCGCTGCTGTCCGTGGTGCTGTCGCGCATCACCCGGACCAAGCTCACCGACACCACCTCGGGCTTCCGTGCCTGCAACCGGCCGCTCATAGAGTTCTTCGCCCGCTGGTACCCCGTGGAGTACCTCGGGGACACCATCGAGTCCATGGTGGGCGCCGCCCGATCCGGCTTCACCGTGCGCCAGATTCCCGTGGCGATGCGCGAGCGGACCACCGGCCGGCCGAGCGCCTCGCCGTTCAGGGCCATGGTCTACCTCACCCGGGCCGGCCTCGTGCTGCTGCTCGCGATGATCCGCCGGATGCCCGGCGAGCTCAAGACGTTCACGCCCGGCACCCCGGCGTACAGCGCCTTCCAGCAGCGCACCGCCGAGCTGGTCGCGCGCGAACTGACCAAGGCGTAG
- a CDS encoding DUF2304 domain-containing protein yields the protein MRLSVLTSITGLLVLGYILELLRRQQLREKYAAIWLAIGLLAAPLGFVPDLLDPVARSLGVASGVSLVFFIGFVLVLLVSLHLSWETSRLEAETRTLAEDVALIRAHLVQQGGYPSTSPRAEESGAIEAQVNS from the coding sequence GTGCGACTCTCCGTTTTGACCTCCATCACCGGTCTTCTGGTGCTGGGGTACATCCTCGAGCTGCTGCGCCGCCAGCAACTGCGGGAGAAGTACGCGGCGATATGGCTCGCCATCGGATTGCTGGCCGCCCCGCTCGGGTTCGTCCCCGACCTGCTGGACCCGGTGGCCAGGAGCCTCGGCGTGGCGTCCGGCGTGAGCCTGGTGTTCTTCATCGGGTTCGTCCTGGTCCTGCTGGTGAGCCTGCACCTCAGCTGGGAGACCAGTCGGCTGGAGGCGGAGACGCGCACCCTGGCGGAGGACGTCGCGCTGATCCGCGCGCACCTCGTGCAGCAGGGCGGATACCCCAGTACGTCGCCGCGCGCGGAGGAATCCGGCGCCATCGAGGCACAGGTGAACTCGTGA
- the rpsJ gene encoding 30S ribosomal protein S10 encodes MAGQKIRIRLKAYDHEVIDSSAKKIVETVTRTGASVAGPVPLPTEKNVYCVIKSPHKYKDSREHFEMRTHKRLIDILDPTPKTVDSLMRLDLPAGVDIEIKL; translated from the coding sequence ATGGCGGGACAGAAGATCCGCATCCGGCTCAAGGCCTACGACCACGAGGTCATCGATTCCTCGGCGAAGAAGATCGTCGAGACGGTGACGCGCACTGGTGCGTCGGTCGCGGGCCCGGTGCCGCTGCCCACTGAGAAGAACGTGTACTGCGTCATCAAGTCGCCGCACAAGTACAAGGACTCGCGCGAGCACTTCGAGATGCGCACGCACAAGCGCCTGATCGACATCCTCGACCCGACTCCCAAGACCGTTGACTCGCTGATGCGCCTGGACCTTCCGGCCGGCGTTGACATCGAGATCAAGCTCTGA